A stretch of the Acanthopagrus latus isolate v.2019 chromosome 9, fAcaLat1.1, whole genome shotgun sequence genome encodes the following:
- the slc5a3b gene encoding sodium/myo-inositol cotransporter, with product MGPGMEAADIAVVALYFILVLIIGFLAMWKANRSTVSGYFLAGRSMTWIVIGASLFVSNIGSEHFIGLAGSGAASGFAVGAWEFNALLLLQLLGWVFIPVYIHSGVYTMPEYLSKRYGSNRLKVYFASLSVLLYIFTKLSVDLYAGALFIQESLGWNLYLSIFLLISMTALLTVTGGLVAVMYTDALQAVLMVVGALTLTTISLIKVGGLEGVRTKYMQAVPNVTAIMASGNYTYSPSCRIEPKPDSLRILRGPLDEDIPWPGFILGQTPASIWYWCADQVIVQRVLAAKNIAHAKGSTLMAGFLKILPMFLIVIPGMISRILFADEIACIGPEHCMAVCGSQAGCSNIAYPRLVMAVMPVGLRGLMMAVMIAALMSDLDSIFNSSSTIFTLDIYQSLRQKASQRELLFVGRIFVVIMVAISIAWVPVIIEMQGGQTYLYIQEVAGYLTPPIAALFLLGVFWKRCNEKGAFWGGMTGFILGTLRLILAFIYRQPRCDQPDDRPSFIVSVHYMYFAAGLFWISGLVAVVVSLCTSPPDEEQVRTTTVWGLRSIERVPMKDREEIYRLTVKSHNTGDGSLHKELPTDVRKEKCLDGADVKLLVPSTEHDPATPSLETSPTTTPVERFGNGRMEMSRAEEGCHGNEETSRCLRVLECLCGCKEGPQSTQQKVVQEVDIAEMLYEPPRVKILLNLGLMLVCSLGIFMFVYFSL from the coding sequence ATGGGTCCTGGAATGGAAGCAGCGGACATAGCTGTGGTAGCACTGTATTTTATCTTGGTGCTAATCATTGGGTTTCTTGCCATGTGGAAAGCCAATCGCAGCACTGTGAGTGGCTACTTCCTGGCTGGACGCTCCATGACGTGGATAGTGATAGGTGCATCACTCTTCGTCAGCAACATTGGCAGCGAACATTTCATAGGCCTGGCTGGGTCAGGAGCAGCAAGTGGCTTTGCTGTTGGAGCATGGGAATTTAATGCACTTCTACTTCTGCAGCTGCTTGGCTGGGTGTTCATCCCTGTCTATATCCACTCGGGAGTCTACACCATGCCCGAGTACCTGTCAAAACGCTACGGCAGCAACAGGCTGAAGGTTTACTTTGCTTCCTTGTCTGtgttactttacatttttaccaAGCTGTCTGTGGATTTGTATGCTGGCGCTCTCTTTATTCAGGAGTCCCTGGGGTGGAATCTTTATCTGTCTATTTTTCTGCTCATCAGTATGACTGCACTGCTCACTGTCACTGGTGGATTGGTGGCAGTAATGTACACGGATGCACTTCAGGCAGTGTTGATGGTAGTTGGAGCCCTAACCTTAACCACAATCAGCCTAATCAAAGTTGGTGGGCTAGAGGGTGTCCGAACTAAGTACATGCAGGCAGTTCCTAATGTTACTGCAATAATGGCCTCTGGAAACTACACCTATTCTCCCTCCTGTCGCATTGAGCCAAAACCAGACTCTCTACGCATCCTTCGAGGTCCCCTGGATGAAGACATTCCATGGCCAGGATTCATTCTGGGCCAGACCCCTGCATCTATTTGGTACTGGTGTGCAGACCAAGTCATCGTTCAGAGGGTACTAGCAGCTAAGAATATTGCTCACGCTAAGGGCTCTACACTCATGGCTGGATTTCTCAAGATCCTGCCCATGTTTCTAATAGTTATTCCAGGAATGATCTCCCGCATCTTGTTTGCTGACGAGATCGCCTGCATTGGGCCTGAGCACTGCATGGCTGTGTGTGGTTCACAGGCCGGTTGTTCAAACATTGCCTACCCACGGCTTGTCATGGCAGTGATGCCCGTGGGACTCAGGGGACTGATGATGGCGGTCATGATTGCGGCCTTGATGAGTGATCTAGACTCGATCTTCAACAGTTCAAGCACCATCTTCACACTGGACATCTACCAAAGTCTTAGACAGAAGGCGTCTCAGCGcgagctgctgtttgtgggcCGGATATTCGTTGTGATAATGGTGGCAATCAGCATTGCCTGGGTCCCTGTAATTATTGAAATGCAAGGTGGACAGACGTACCTCTACATCCAGGAAGTTGCTGGCTACCTCACTCCACCAATCGCTGCTCTCTTCCTGCTTGGTGTGTTCTGGAAACGGTGCAATGAGAAAGGTGCATTTTGGGGAGGCATGACTGGTTTCATACTGGGTACCCTCCGACTCATCCTAGCTTTTATTTACCGGCAGCCTCGCTGTGACCAGCCAGATGATAGGCCTTCCTTCATCGTCAGTGTTCATTACATGTATTTTGCTGCTGGGCTGTTTTGGATTTCAGGATTGGTAGCGGTGGTGGTTAGCCTCTGCACCTCCCCACCAGATGAGGAGCAGGTTCGCACAACCACAGTCTGGGGGCTCCGCAGCATTGAAAGAGTCCCCATGAAGGACCGTGAGGAAATTTACAGACTGACTGTGAAGAGTCATAATACTGGTGATGGTAGCCTTCATAAAGAACTTCCCACGGATGTCAGAAAGGAGAAGTGTTTGGATGGGGCGGATGTCAAACTCTTGGTCCCGTCCACTGAACACGATCCCGCAACCCCTAGTTTGGAGACATCCCCTACCACCACCCCTGTAGAACGATTTGGTAATGGAAGGATGGagatgagcagagcagaggaaggcTGCCATGGTAATGAAGAGACTAGCAGGTGTCTGCGTGTACTGGAATGCCTCTGTGGATGTAAGGAGGGCCCACAGAGCACACAGCAAAAAGTAGTACAGGAGGTAGACATTGCAGAGATGCTTTACGAGCCACCTAGAGTTAAAATTCTGCTCAACTTGGGTCTGATGCTCGTCTGCTCTTTGGGCatcttcatgtttgtttatttctcactgTAG